Proteins encoded within one genomic window of Salipaludibacillus agaradhaerens:
- a CDS encoding CAP domain-containing protein — protein sequence MMKKIIPSLLALGLVLPLFGSVTEAQSVHSVESGDTLWSISQSYDVSLSELVEENDLFKPFTIQTGQELSIPTSSPELTSNQVKQETDSSLSEFEQEVIRLTNEERESRGLDSFDIAEDVSEVARVKSEDMRDDDYFSHTSPTYGSPFDMLRSFDISYRSAGENIAAGQATPEQVVNSWMNSPGHRANILNSDFTHIGVGYAEGGSYRHYWTQMFISQ from the coding sequence ATGATGAAAAAAATTATTCCATCATTACTAGCTTTAGGATTAGTGTTGCCACTATTCGGTTCTGTGACTGAAGCCCAGTCTGTACACAGTGTAGAATCGGGTGATACGCTTTGGAGTATTTCCCAAAGCTATGATGTTTCTCTCTCTGAATTGGTAGAAGAAAATGACCTGTTTAAACCGTTCACTATTCAGACTGGTCAGGAGCTCTCAATTCCTACTAGTAGCCCTGAACTCACTAGCAATCAAGTAAAACAGGAAACTGATAGCAGCTTGTCTGAATTTGAACAAGAAGTCATACGTCTCACGAATGAAGAAAGAGAAAGCAGAGGCCTAGACTCATTTGACATAGCAGAAGATGTTTCAGAGGTTGCTAGAGTCAAATCTGAGGATATGAGGGATGACGATTACTTTTCACACACTAGTCCAACTTATGGCAGTCCTTTTGATATGCTGAGGAGCTTCGATATTTCCTATAGAAGTGCTGGAGAGAACATTGCAGCTGGACAAGCTACTCCAGAGCAGGTAGTAAATTCTTGGATGAATTCACCAGGGCACCGAGCGAATATTCTTAATAGTGATTTCACTCATATTGGTGTCGGTTATGCTGAGGGCGGCTCTTATCGTCACTACTGGACACAAATGTTTATCAGTCAATAA
- a CDS encoding STAS domain-containing protein translates to MPSKFMQKAGERLVEEKERLVKDVREAFYQKHEKASQELSKVESKDYLVELLHRIGQTLIEMNESGEKVYIEEWAKRFGRLAVESGVSVDRAMLVLPFLRKEIYNFIRKDFKQMNMPLEDYFYVADVINPMFDQVVYSFTQTYVEYNEQTFKQAQEELMELSVPVVPLTKEVAILPIIGTIDTYRSKELLEKSLNRGRELELSYLIVDLSGVHVIDTAIAHNLFQLNDALKIIGVTAVISGLRPELVQTIVNLGISFKHMQVVSNLEQALQLTGLKIKENSQVLKL, encoded by the coding sequence ATGCCATCAAAATTTATGCAGAAAGCCGGAGAAAGACTAGTAGAAGAAAAAGAGCGTCTTGTTAAAGACGTGAGAGAGGCATTTTATCAAAAACATGAAAAAGCCAGTCAGGAATTATCTAAAGTGGAATCTAAAGATTATCTAGTTGAACTTTTACATAGAATTGGGCAGACACTGATAGAGATGAATGAATCGGGAGAAAAAGTTTATATTGAAGAGTGGGCAAAAAGATTTGGTAGACTAGCTGTGGAGTCAGGAGTATCCGTTGATAGGGCGATGCTTGTCCTCCCATTCCTTCGTAAAGAAATATATAATTTTATTAGGAAAGATTTTAAACAGATGAATATGCCATTGGAAGATTATTTTTATGTAGCAGATGTTATAAATCCGATGTTTGATCAAGTGGTATACTCATTTACACAAACATACGTCGAATACAACGAACAAACATTTAAACAGGCACAGGAAGAGTTAATGGAGCTCTCAGTCCCAGTAGTACCGCTTACAAAAGAGGTCGCTATTTTACCGATTATAGGTACGATCGACACATATCGATCAAAAGAGTTGTTAGAAAAATCATTAAATAGAGGGAGAGAGCTAGAGTTATCTTACTTAATTGTGGACCTTTCCGGTGTACATGTGATTGATACAGCAATCGCCCATAATTTATTTCAATTGAATGATGCTTTGAAGATTATCGGAGTGACTGCCGTTATTTCGGGACTTAGACCTGAACTTGTACAAACAATTGTTAATCTAGGTATTTCATTTAAACATATGCAAGTCGTGAGCAACCTCGAGCAAGCCTTGCAACTCACGGGTCTTAAAATTAAAGAAAATAGCCAGGTATTAAAGTTATAA
- the map gene encoding type I methionyl aminopeptidase: MIQRKSAREIEMMKEAGKLVASIHRKLATLIEPGITTLELDAYVEKTLTQFEAKPAQKGYQGYKFATCASINDEICHGFPRKTPLKEGDVVTMDFVVDLNGGLADSAWTYTVGEVTEEIKQLNSVTEAALYKGIEAAVAGNRVGDIGAAIQAYVEPFGYGIVRDFAGHGIGPTIHEEPNIPHFGLSGKGKRLKEGMVITIEPMINAGGWQSKMDDNGWTARTRDGSLSSQYEHTLVITDGKPIITTDQAQDGLFEL; encoded by the coding sequence ATGATTCAAAGAAAATCGGCACGCGAGATTGAAATGATGAAAGAGGCAGGAAAGCTAGTGGCAAGTATCCACCGTAAATTAGCAACACTGATAGAACCAGGTATTACAACACTTGAATTAGACGCATATGTAGAAAAAACCTTAACACAATTTGAAGCCAAACCGGCTCAAAAAGGCTATCAAGGCTATAAATTTGCTACGTGCGCCTCGATCAATGATGAGATATGCCATGGCTTTCCAAGAAAAACCCCTTTAAAAGAAGGTGATGTCGTGACAATGGATTTTGTTGTCGATTTAAACGGTGGTCTCGCTGATTCTGCTTGGACATATACGGTAGGAGAGGTGACGGAGGAAATTAAACAATTAAATAGCGTGACAGAGGCAGCGTTATATAAAGGAATTGAAGCAGCGGTTGCCGGGAATAGAGTGGGGGATATTGGTGCAGCGATCCAAGCTTATGTAGAGCCTTTTGGTTACGGGATCGTTCGTGATTTTGCCGGACATGGTATCGGTCCAACGATTCATGAAGAGCCTAACATCCCGCATTTTGGCTTGTCTGGTAAGGGGAAACGATTGAAAGAAGGGATGGTTATAACCATTGAGCCTATGATTAATGCAGGGGGATGGCAGTCTAAAATGGATGATAATGGTTGGACTGCTCGTACACGTGATGGCTCACTGTCAAGCCAATACGAACACACCCTTGTGATTACAGATGGGAAGCCAATTATTACAACTGACCAGGCACAAGACGGCCTCTTTGAGCTTTAA
- a CDS encoding GNAT family N-acetyltransferase, whose translation MIKLVPYTDEHSIYLKQWVKNFSPAQLMEWGGPSFHYPLTDRQLTNYITASYEVPQKVHIFTVFSQTTDSPIGHISLGKLNLQHQSARIGKVLLAPEARKNGYTPLLLKRILSYAFNTLQLHKVSLGVFDTNIRARHIYEKFGFIQEGYFRDHVNVDNAYWGMYEMSILEHEWRAMSLNHE comes from the coding sequence ATGATTAAGCTTGTGCCATACACTGACGAACATTCGATCTATTTAAAACAATGGGTGAAGAATTTTTCTCCAGCACAATTAATGGAATGGGGAGGCCCATCATTTCACTACCCTTTAACAGATAGGCAATTAACTAACTATATAACTGCGTCTTATGAAGTGCCTCAGAAAGTCCACATTTTTACCGTTTTCTCTCAAACTACTGATTCCCCTATCGGTCATATATCATTAGGAAAACTGAATTTACAGCATCAATCTGCCCGTATTGGAAAAGTATTGTTAGCTCCTGAAGCACGTAAAAATGGATATACACCTTTATTATTAAAAAGAATACTCTCCTATGCGTTTAACACGTTACAACTACATAAAGTCTCATTAGGCGTTTTTGATACAAACATACGAGCCAGACATATTTACGAAAAATTTGGGTTTATTCAAGAAGGCTATTTTCGTGATCACGTGAATGTGGATAATGCCTATTGGGGAATGTATGAAATGAGTATTCTTGAACATGAGTGGCGAGCAATGTCGTTAAACCATGAGTAA